A part of Peromyscus maniculatus bairdii isolate BWxNUB_F1_BW_parent chromosome 10, HU_Pman_BW_mat_3.1, whole genome shotgun sequence genomic DNA contains:
- the Lcorl gene encoding ligand-dependent nuclear receptor corepressor-like protein isoform X6 has protein sequence MDHGYEETSVYLKDCIPSLDSSQSTPTEELSSQGQSHTDKIECQAENYLNALFRKKDLPQNCDPNIPLVAQELMKKMIRQFAIEYISKSGKIQETRNGSIGASLVYKSIQMNQAENCLQDEQEGPLDLTVTRTQEQTAQQGDGVLDLSTKKTSIKSEESSICDPSSENAVAGSTVDAKSEEATKMEKGNSALSKVLESLCIHHHQQVLAMLKFLVQEQNAASICCCNSSCTVSSESQKPMLEDDLHGLFCSCEYRLAERDCLHNERQSPGLVPLPVCIKELHCLSCQTVTVEHIKTVMNRGIENSYNPHRCCCGQLAKNHSTKSAFHSPPLSREVCDLSLSLKDACRSRSPSPPPLSPVETGGVEKWKDIVSELSSLESSKLDTSINQPPSLIPAEISIHRCGHDSKINKTKKSSNSDSVLLDASSNDTTNHGKGETAVIFQDLMDRINEKLKSIETTDTSNLIKLSSTDCDSDNDFKLGDLITSLLHSATASDYSFMELLSQHDKKVENKIIQTRFRKRQQTLFAMHNSPDSPVIRRQSLQIKRELASLDENFLRKRYSEKHSKKLSCNDKMLSLNKEFQPCQEPLKNSKSFQDENHAETQSSPNDAAPLESFDTNMTFDQFSENFKATSSEKMSQRKSPEKCTAEKLTVQNNREKAKLENTQTLLRTDAPGLLSRTKRNIVPPGWYSIYVTNNSVSKKILEGRRVSDSAHSKDPVRDATESLQNRDLNKIAMNSNLQVVVERLEDTINMAQRSWTNQALSEGCKASKKLIETDSKDQNAGTDLTCTLSRMACKNQDLSKSVIASSNKRSYGMPVMDLNKRLDNAKTAPSVESVPTKREGTESSVSNYSSPIKLMFLSEIKSSEGVKYTLTSVSTSQSNAEFASHKHKTHQVIGRKREAKEDIPNTSFEDYSSNHDINCLQIKLNNFNCVQEATPSSTEFTVSLNSDKPQGDSEGKSSGAIDLPYKRKPGRPKKIGPQVVKQIKRPIGRPPKPKTGLTDVSVGQNESLSSGKKSPESLSEVKEGIYGKSIIVTVVYGRSRRTKRCVSEGSMNISNISLNHDVADFAVNSSSLRNTEEYETGCGESLSAVSRLTTESKVFHSDFEYVRPIKSKSVILQASKNIIQPNQKPLSIVRKPGRPAKVKISGISVTVSRISPQEREVCLSSCLPPLEQESVLEKCQEEKLDQQCSKVDKIRHTDVDIFKNESNNNTVASISPKRSIRSRKPLHFLHSLASSGSLTYKNALRHKSCKLHLQKGKSPKKKYRQSSFKLASKGIPGSRCLRKAEKCLEGKKLMPISEVSLDPVISSNPLLRWWATSVSDDSLLEELNNRFEQITNAWVQVNRDEAQTSVHITEHTEGAGFKTANPLETRLLELEVSPVKMLFQKKYNLNELCTWFMQTTETQSLSLVRKANARNPLEVINTKSIKLGMKCCGFNASPFRKHFKKFAVSSPSKSAGKFHILHKMVGSPLLNVKRNFTLARLKRTEFKSLHCERWRREEKPHSHRTVDWNSKRRNLRFFCQNQVLTKRRGETNAEISLSGKSTVSKQWASPPETRVDFPQERAAVHDVTTHASLESQVKSDTKENGAGCGQMDSEKGQRLENVFSNNWRSKTLKDCRIFLRKINCLEHRNTFKLNTIIYSPEPVDSGGNQVQGGESKRFNLRSHSARQNSFKKQNKERENVKANSPASDILTDELGSSQLNKRVNFDKNPDNSEALSKLNKRKRPPWKTTEMSTKRHKGQSCNSGQMAKYCTKSQVDCSPVFSS, from the exons GGGATGGAGTGTTAGATCTCTCTACAAAGAAAACCAGCATAAAATCTGAAGAATCGTCCATATGTGATCCTTCTTCTGAAAATGCAGTTGCTGG ttcaacTGTTGATGCAAAATCAGAGGAAGCTActaaaatggaaaaaggaaactCAGCATTAAGCAAAGTTTTGGAATCTTTGTGCATACATCACCATCAACAAGTTTTGGCTATGTTGAAATTTCTAGTCCAAGAGCAGAATGCTGCTTCTATTTGCTGTTGTAATTCATCATGTACTGTGTCTTCAGAATCTCAAAAACCCATGTTGGAAGATGATTTACATGGTCTGTTCTGTAGCTGTGAATATAGACTGGCAGAAAGAGATTGTTTACACAATGAGAGACAAAGCCCTGGTTTGGTGCCTCTGCCAGTCTGTATTAAAGAATTACATTGTTTGTCTTGTCAAACTGTAACTGTTGAACACATTAAGACAGTAATGAATAGAGGTATTGAAAACAGTTATAATCCACACAGGTGCTGTTGTGGACAGTTAGCAAAGAATCACTCTACAAAATCAGCCTTTCATAGTCCTCCTTTGTCGAGGGAAGTTTGTGATCTTTCACTCAGTCTTAAAGATGCCTGTAGATCTCGAAGCCCCTCACCCCCGCCATTATCACCTGTGGAGACTGGAGGAGTTGAAAAGTGGAAAGACATCGTCTCCGAGCTTTCATCCTTAGAAAGTAGCAAACTTGACACAAGCATTAACCAGCCTCCATCTCTCATACCAGCTGAGATAAGCATTCACAGATGTGGCCAtgacagcaaaataaataaaactaagaagTCCAGTAACTCTGATTCTGTGCTCTTGGATGCCAGCAGTAATGATACCACAAATCATGGAAAGGGTGAAACAGCTGTAATTTTTCAAGATTTAATGGATCggattaatgaaaaattaaaatcaatagaAACCACAGATACATCAAACCTCATAAAATTATCTAGCACTGATTGTGATTCAGATAATGATTTTAAATTGGGAGATTTAATAACATCTCTTTTGCACAGTGCAACAGCCAGTGATTATAGTTTTATGGAATTACTGAGTCAACATGATAAAaaggtagaaaataaaattattcagacAAGATTTCGAAAACGTCAACAAACCTTATTTGCAATGCACAACTCTCCTGATTCACCTGTGATCAGAAGGCAGTCTTTACAGATAAAAAGAGAGCTTGCTAGTCTTGATGAAAACTTTCTGAGAAAAAGGTACAGTGAAAAACATTCAAAAAAATTGTCATGCAATGATAAGATGCTTTCACTGAACAAAGAATTCCAGCCTTGTCAAGaacctttaaaaaattctaaGAGCTTTCAAGATGAAAATCATGCAGAAACACAATCTTCACCAAATGATGCAGCACCTCTTGAGAGTTTTGACACTAACATGACTTTTGATCAATTTTCAGAAAACTTTAAAGCAACTTCATCTGAGAAAATGAGCCAGAGAAAATCACCAGAGAAATGTACAGCTGAAAAATTAACTGTACAAAATAACAGGGAAAAAGCAAAACTAGAAAATACTCAAACACTTTTGAGAACTGATGCTCCTGGTCTTTTGAGCAGAACCAAACGAAATATTGTGCCTCCAGGGTGGTATTCTATATATGTAACAAACAATTCTGTTTCCAAAAAAATCCTTGAGGGCAGACGAGTATCAGACTCTGCTCACAGCAAAGATCCAGTCAGAGATGCAACCGAAAGTCTCCAAAATAGAGACTTAAACAAAATTGCAATGAATTCTAACTTGCAAGTTGTTGTGGAGCGTTTAGAAGACACAATAAATATGGCTCAGAGGTCTTGGACTAATCAAGCACTGTCTGAAGGATGTAAAGCCTCCAAGAAATTGATAGAAACAGATAGTAAAGACCAAAATGCTGGGACAGATTTGACTTGTACTTTAAGCAGAATGGCTTGTAAAAATCAGGATTTATCAAAATCTGTAATAGCATCTAGCAATAAAAGAAGTTATGGGATGCCTGTAATGGATTTGAACAAGAGACTTGATAATGCAAAGACAGCACCCAGTGTTGAAAGTGTGCCAACAAAACGTGAAGGAACTGAAAGTTCTGTTTCTAACTATTCTAGTCCTATTAAACTCATGTTTTTATCCGAGATTAAAAGCAGTGAAGGAGTCAAATACACTTTAACTTCAGTCAGCACTTCACAGTCAAATGCTGAGTTTGCTTCTCACAAACATAAAACCCATCAAGTAattggaaggaaaagagaagcaaaggaagacaTACCAAACACTAGCTTTGAAGATTATAGTTCTAATCATGATATTAACTGCCTTCAAATCAAATTAAACAACTTTAACTGTGTACAAGAGGCTACACCATCATCTACAGAGTTTACTGTCAGTTTAAACAGTGATAAGCCACAAGGAGACTCTGAGGGAAAGTCAAGTGGTGCTATTGATTTACCATATAAAAGAAAGCCAGGGAGGCCTAAAAAAATTGGCCCCCAAGTTGTGAAACAGATTAAACGGCCAATTGGAAGACCACCCAAGCCTAAAACTGGTCTAACAGATGTCAGTGTTGGCCAAAATGAGTCTCTTAGTTCGGGAAAGAAAAGTCCAGAATCTCTATCAGAAGTAAAAGAAGGCATTTATGGAAAGAGTATTATTGTCACTGTTGTTTATGGAAGATCAAGAAGAACCAAGAGATGTGTTTCTGAAGGAAGCATGAATATCAGCAACATCTCACTGAATCATGATGTCGCTGACTTTGCAGTTAACTCTAGTAGCCTCAGAAATACTGAAGAATATGAGACTGGCTGTGGTGAAAGTCTAAGTGCTGTGTCAAGATTGACAACTGAAAGTAAGGTTTTTCATTCTGACTTTGAATATGTTAGACCCATCAAGAGCAAGTCTGTGATCCTTCAGGCTTCCAAGAACATTATTCAACCAAATCAAAAGCCTTTGTCAATTGTTAGGAAGCCTGGTAGACCTGCAAAAGTGAAAATCTCCGGTATATCTGTGACTGTTAGTAGAATTTCACCTCAGGAAAGAGAAGTATGCCTTAGCAGCTGCTTACCTCCTTTAGAACAGGAGTCTGTGTTAGAGAAATGCCAAGAAGAAAAGCTTGACCAACAGTGCAGTAAGGTAGATAAGATCAGGCACACTGATGTTGACATATTTAAGAATGAATCAAATAATAATACTGTTGCTTCTATATCTCCAAAACGTTCGATTAGGTCTAGAAAACCTTTGCATTTCTTACATTCACTTGCATCTTCTGGCTCTCTTACTTATAAAAATGCTCTGCGTCATAAATCATGTAAACTCCATTTGCAGAAAGGCAAAAGTCCAAAGAAAAAATATAGGCAGTCAAGTTTTAAACTAGCTTCCAAAGGTATCCCAGGATCTAGATGTTTAAGGAAAGCAGAAAAATGTTTGGAAGGTAAAAAATTAATGCCCATTTCTGAAGTATCCTTGGACCCTGTTATTTCATCCAATCCTTTACTCAGGTGGTGGGCTACTTCTGTTTCAGATGATTCCTTATTAGAGGAATTGAACAATAGATTTGAACAGATAACAAACGCGTGGGTGCAGGTGAACAGAGATGAAGCTCAAACTTCTGTCCACATAACAGAACACACTGAAGGTGCTGGTTTCAAAACAGCAAACCCTCTGGAAACCCGTCTTCTAGAACTTGAAGTCTCACCTGTCAAAATGCTCTTTCAGAAAAAGTATAATTTGAATGAACTTTGTACCTGGTTTATGCAAACAACAGAAACACAGTCCCTTTCACTTGTTAGAAAAGCAAATGCTCGAAATCCTTTGGAAGTGATAAACACCAAGAGCATTAAGTTAGGGATGAAATGCTGTGGGTTTAATGCTAGCCCCTTCAGGAAGCACTTTAAAAAATTTGCAGTCTCCTCTCCTTCAAAGTCAGCAGGGAAGTTCCACATACTTCATAAAATGGTTGGCTCACCACTCTTAAATGTGAAAAGAAATTTCACACTAGCTAGGTTGAAAAGGACTGAGTTTAAGAGTTTGCACTGTGAAaggtggagaagagaggaaaagccaCACAGTCACAGAACAGTTGATTGGAACTCAAAAAGAAGGAACTTAAGATTTTTCTGCCAGAATCAGGTTTTGACTAAGAGACGGGGAGAGACAAATGCAGAGATATCACTCAGTGGGAAAAGCACAGTAAGTAAGCAGTGGGCCTCCCCACCAGAAACCAGAGTGGATTTTCCTCAGGAGAGGGCAGCAGTTCATGATGTCACAACCCATGCTAGTTTAGAGAGTCAAGTTAAGTCAGACACAAAGGAGAATGGAGCAGGGTGTGGCCAGATGGATTCTGAAAAGggacaaagactagaaaatgtgTTTTCCAATAATTGGAGGTCAAAAACTTTAAAAGACTGTAGAATATTTTTGAGAAAGATCAACTGTCTTGAACACAGAAATACTTTTAAGCTAAATACAATCATTTATTCTCCTGAACCTGTTGACAGTGGAGGTAATCAAGTACAAGGAGGAGAATCAAAGCGTTTTAATTTAAGATCCCATTCAGCAAGGcaaaattcctttaaaaagcaaaataaagagagagaaaatgtcaaAGCAAATAGTCCTGCAAGTGATATACTGACTGATGAACTTGGCAGTAGTCAGTTAAATAAGCGTGTTAACTTTGACAAGAATCCTGATAATTCTGAGGCTCTTAGCAAATTaaacaagagaaaaagaccaCCATGGAAGACCACAGAAATGTCAACTAAAAGACATAAAGGACAGTCTTGCAACAGTGGACAAATGGCAAAATATTGTACAAAATCCCAAGTAG
- the Lcorl gene encoding ligand-dependent nuclear receptor corepressor-like protein isoform X8, with product MEKGNSALSKVLESLCIHHHQQVLAMLKFLVQEQNAASICCCNSSCTVSSESQKPMLEDDLHGLFCSCEYRLAERDCLHNERQSPGLVPLPVCIKELHCLSCQTVTVEHIKTVMNRGIENSYNPHRCCCGQLAKNHSTKSAFHSPPLSREVCDLSLSLKDACRSRSPSPPPLSPVETGGVEKWKDIVSELSSLESSKLDTSINQPPSLIPAEISIHRCGHDSKINKTKKSSNSDSVLLDASSNDTTNHGKGETAVIFQDLMDRINEKLKSIETTDTSNLIKLSSTDCDSDNDFKLGDLITSLLHSATASDYSFMELLSQHDKKVENKIIQTRFRKRQQTLFAMHNSPDSPVIRRQSLQIKRELASLDENFLRKRYSEKHSKKLSCNDKMLSLNKEFQPCQEPLKNSKSFQDENHAETQSSPNDAAPLESFDTNMTFDQFSENFKATSSEKMSQRKSPEKCTAEKLTVQNNREKAKLENTQTLLRTDAPGLLSRTKRNIVPPGWYSIYVTNNSVSKKILEGRRVSDSAHSKDPVRDATESLQNRDLNKIAMNSNLQVVVERLEDTINMAQRSWTNQALSEGCKASKKLIETDSKDQNAGTDLTCTLSRMACKNQDLSKSVIASSNKRSYGMPVMDLNKRLDNAKTAPSVESVPTKREGTESSVSNYSSPIKLMFLSEIKSSEGVKYTLTSVSTSQSNAEFASHKHKTHQVIGRKREAKEDIPNTSFEDYSSNHDINCLQIKLNNFNCVQEATPSSTEFTVSLNSDKPQGDSEGKSSGAIDLPYKRKPGRPKKIGPQVVKQIKRPIGRPPKPKTGLTDVSVGQNESLSSGKKSPESLSEVKEGIYGKSIIVTVVYGRSRRTKRCVSEGSMNISNISLNHDVADFAVNSSSLRNTEEYETGCGESLSAVSRLTTESKVFHSDFEYVRPIKSKSVILQASKNIIQPNQKPLSIVRKPGRPAKVKISGISVTVSRISPQEREVCLSSCLPPLEQESVLEKCQEEKLDQQCSKVDKIRHTDVDIFKNESNNNTVASISPKRSIRSRKPLHFLHSLASSGSLTYKNALRHKSCKLHLQKGKSPKKKYRQSSFKLASKGIPGSRCLRKAEKCLEGKKLMPISEVSLDPVISSNPLLRWWATSVSDDSLLEELNNRFEQITNAWVQVNRDEAQTSVHITEHTEGAGFKTANPLETRLLELEVSPVKMLFQKKYNLNELCTWFMQTTETQSLSLVRKANARNPLEVINTKSIKLGMKCCGFNASPFRKHFKKFAVSSPSKSAGKFHILHKMVGSPLLNVKRNFTLARLKRTEFKSLHCERWRREEKPHSHRTVDWNSKRRNLRFFCQNQVLTKRRGETNAEISLSGKSTVSKQWASPPETRVDFPQERAAVHDVTTHASLESQVKSDTKENGAGCGQMDSEKGQRLENVFSNNWRSKTLKDCRIFLRKINCLEHRNTFKLNTIIYSPEPVDSGGNQVQGGESKRFNLRSHSARQNSFKKQNKERENVKANSPASDILTDELGSSQLNKRVNFDKNPDNSEALSKLNKRKRPPWKTTEMSTKRHKGQSCNSGQMAKYCTKSQVDCSPVFSS from the coding sequence atggaaaaaggaaactCAGCATTAAGCAAAGTTTTGGAATCTTTGTGCATACATCACCATCAACAAGTTTTGGCTATGTTGAAATTTCTAGTCCAAGAGCAGAATGCTGCTTCTATTTGCTGTTGTAATTCATCATGTACTGTGTCTTCAGAATCTCAAAAACCCATGTTGGAAGATGATTTACATGGTCTGTTCTGTAGCTGTGAATATAGACTGGCAGAAAGAGATTGTTTACACAATGAGAGACAAAGCCCTGGTTTGGTGCCTCTGCCAGTCTGTATTAAAGAATTACATTGTTTGTCTTGTCAAACTGTAACTGTTGAACACATTAAGACAGTAATGAATAGAGGTATTGAAAACAGTTATAATCCACACAGGTGCTGTTGTGGACAGTTAGCAAAGAATCACTCTACAAAATCAGCCTTTCATAGTCCTCCTTTGTCGAGGGAAGTTTGTGATCTTTCACTCAGTCTTAAAGATGCCTGTAGATCTCGAAGCCCCTCACCCCCGCCATTATCACCTGTGGAGACTGGAGGAGTTGAAAAGTGGAAAGACATCGTCTCCGAGCTTTCATCCTTAGAAAGTAGCAAACTTGACACAAGCATTAACCAGCCTCCATCTCTCATACCAGCTGAGATAAGCATTCACAGATGTGGCCAtgacagcaaaataaataaaactaagaagTCCAGTAACTCTGATTCTGTGCTCTTGGATGCCAGCAGTAATGATACCACAAATCATGGAAAGGGTGAAACAGCTGTAATTTTTCAAGATTTAATGGATCggattaatgaaaaattaaaatcaatagaAACCACAGATACATCAAACCTCATAAAATTATCTAGCACTGATTGTGATTCAGATAATGATTTTAAATTGGGAGATTTAATAACATCTCTTTTGCACAGTGCAACAGCCAGTGATTATAGTTTTATGGAATTACTGAGTCAACATGATAAAaaggtagaaaataaaattattcagacAAGATTTCGAAAACGTCAACAAACCTTATTTGCAATGCACAACTCTCCTGATTCACCTGTGATCAGAAGGCAGTCTTTACAGATAAAAAGAGAGCTTGCTAGTCTTGATGAAAACTTTCTGAGAAAAAGGTACAGTGAAAAACATTCAAAAAAATTGTCATGCAATGATAAGATGCTTTCACTGAACAAAGAATTCCAGCCTTGTCAAGaacctttaaaaaattctaaGAGCTTTCAAGATGAAAATCATGCAGAAACACAATCTTCACCAAATGATGCAGCACCTCTTGAGAGTTTTGACACTAACATGACTTTTGATCAATTTTCAGAAAACTTTAAAGCAACTTCATCTGAGAAAATGAGCCAGAGAAAATCACCAGAGAAATGTACAGCTGAAAAATTAACTGTACAAAATAACAGGGAAAAAGCAAAACTAGAAAATACTCAAACACTTTTGAGAACTGATGCTCCTGGTCTTTTGAGCAGAACCAAACGAAATATTGTGCCTCCAGGGTGGTATTCTATATATGTAACAAACAATTCTGTTTCCAAAAAAATCCTTGAGGGCAGACGAGTATCAGACTCTGCTCACAGCAAAGATCCAGTCAGAGATGCAACCGAAAGTCTCCAAAATAGAGACTTAAACAAAATTGCAATGAATTCTAACTTGCAAGTTGTTGTGGAGCGTTTAGAAGACACAATAAATATGGCTCAGAGGTCTTGGACTAATCAAGCACTGTCTGAAGGATGTAAAGCCTCCAAGAAATTGATAGAAACAGATAGTAAAGACCAAAATGCTGGGACAGATTTGACTTGTACTTTAAGCAGAATGGCTTGTAAAAATCAGGATTTATCAAAATCTGTAATAGCATCTAGCAATAAAAGAAGTTATGGGATGCCTGTAATGGATTTGAACAAGAGACTTGATAATGCAAAGACAGCACCCAGTGTTGAAAGTGTGCCAACAAAACGTGAAGGAACTGAAAGTTCTGTTTCTAACTATTCTAGTCCTATTAAACTCATGTTTTTATCCGAGATTAAAAGCAGTGAAGGAGTCAAATACACTTTAACTTCAGTCAGCACTTCACAGTCAAATGCTGAGTTTGCTTCTCACAAACATAAAACCCATCAAGTAattggaaggaaaagagaagcaaaggaagacaTACCAAACACTAGCTTTGAAGATTATAGTTCTAATCATGATATTAACTGCCTTCAAATCAAATTAAACAACTTTAACTGTGTACAAGAGGCTACACCATCATCTACAGAGTTTACTGTCAGTTTAAACAGTGATAAGCCACAAGGAGACTCTGAGGGAAAGTCAAGTGGTGCTATTGATTTACCATATAAAAGAAAGCCAGGGAGGCCTAAAAAAATTGGCCCCCAAGTTGTGAAACAGATTAAACGGCCAATTGGAAGACCACCCAAGCCTAAAACTGGTCTAACAGATGTCAGTGTTGGCCAAAATGAGTCTCTTAGTTCGGGAAAGAAAAGTCCAGAATCTCTATCAGAAGTAAAAGAAGGCATTTATGGAAAGAGTATTATTGTCACTGTTGTTTATGGAAGATCAAGAAGAACCAAGAGATGTGTTTCTGAAGGAAGCATGAATATCAGCAACATCTCACTGAATCATGATGTCGCTGACTTTGCAGTTAACTCTAGTAGCCTCAGAAATACTGAAGAATATGAGACTGGCTGTGGTGAAAGTCTAAGTGCTGTGTCAAGATTGACAACTGAAAGTAAGGTTTTTCATTCTGACTTTGAATATGTTAGACCCATCAAGAGCAAGTCTGTGATCCTTCAGGCTTCCAAGAACATTATTCAACCAAATCAAAAGCCTTTGTCAATTGTTAGGAAGCCTGGTAGACCTGCAAAAGTGAAAATCTCCGGTATATCTGTGACTGTTAGTAGAATTTCACCTCAGGAAAGAGAAGTATGCCTTAGCAGCTGCTTACCTCCTTTAGAACAGGAGTCTGTGTTAGAGAAATGCCAAGAAGAAAAGCTTGACCAACAGTGCAGTAAGGTAGATAAGATCAGGCACACTGATGTTGACATATTTAAGAATGAATCAAATAATAATACTGTTGCTTCTATATCTCCAAAACGTTCGATTAGGTCTAGAAAACCTTTGCATTTCTTACATTCACTTGCATCTTCTGGCTCTCTTACTTATAAAAATGCTCTGCGTCATAAATCATGTAAACTCCATTTGCAGAAAGGCAAAAGTCCAAAGAAAAAATATAGGCAGTCAAGTTTTAAACTAGCTTCCAAAGGTATCCCAGGATCTAGATGTTTAAGGAAAGCAGAAAAATGTTTGGAAGGTAAAAAATTAATGCCCATTTCTGAAGTATCCTTGGACCCTGTTATTTCATCCAATCCTTTACTCAGGTGGTGGGCTACTTCTGTTTCAGATGATTCCTTATTAGAGGAATTGAACAATAGATTTGAACAGATAACAAACGCGTGGGTGCAGGTGAACAGAGATGAAGCTCAAACTTCTGTCCACATAACAGAACACACTGAAGGTGCTGGTTTCAAAACAGCAAACCCTCTGGAAACCCGTCTTCTAGAACTTGAAGTCTCACCTGTCAAAATGCTCTTTCAGAAAAAGTATAATTTGAATGAACTTTGTACCTGGTTTATGCAAACAACAGAAACACAGTCCCTTTCACTTGTTAGAAAAGCAAATGCTCGAAATCCTTTGGAAGTGATAAACACCAAGAGCATTAAGTTAGGGATGAAATGCTGTGGGTTTAATGCTAGCCCCTTCAGGAAGCACTTTAAAAAATTTGCAGTCTCCTCTCCTTCAAAGTCAGCAGGGAAGTTCCACATACTTCATAAAATGGTTGGCTCACCACTCTTAAATGTGAAAAGAAATTTCACACTAGCTAGGTTGAAAAGGACTGAGTTTAAGAGTTTGCACTGTGAAaggtggagaagagaggaaaagccaCACAGTCACAGAACAGTTGATTGGAACTCAAAAAGAAGGAACTTAAGATTTTTCTGCCAGAATCAGGTTTTGACTAAGAGACGGGGAGAGACAAATGCAGAGATATCACTCAGTGGGAAAAGCACAGTAAGTAAGCAGTGGGCCTCCCCACCAGAAACCAGAGTGGATTTTCCTCAGGAGAGGGCAGCAGTTCATGATGTCACAACCCATGCTAGTTTAGAGAGTCAAGTTAAGTCAGACACAAAGGAGAATGGAGCAGGGTGTGGCCAGATGGATTCTGAAAAGggacaaagactagaaaatgtgTTTTCCAATAATTGGAGGTCAAAAACTTTAAAAGACTGTAGAATATTTTTGAGAAAGATCAACTGTCTTGAACACAGAAATACTTTTAAGCTAAATACAATCATTTATTCTCCTGAACCTGTTGACAGTGGAGGTAATCAAGTACAAGGAGGAGAATCAAAGCGTTTTAATTTAAGATCCCATTCAGCAAGGcaaaattcctttaaaaagcaaaataaagagagagaaaatgtcaaAGCAAATAGTCCTGCAAGTGATATACTGACTGATGAACTTGGCAGTAGTCAGTTAAATAAGCGTGTTAACTTTGACAAGAATCCTGATAATTCTGAGGCTCTTAGCAAATTaaacaagagaaaaagaccaCCATGGAAGACCACAGAAATGTCAACTAAAAGACATAAAGGACAGTCTTGCAACAGTGGACAAATGGCAAAATATTGTACAAAATCCCAAGTAG